The following coding sequences lie in one Levilactobacillus zymae genomic window:
- a CDS encoding glycosyltransferase family 2 protein, producing MKKSNLAVIVISYNNSSEINNFVKTLKTFNSVNHIIIVDNASNVSHINELEKLTNENNNVFLVKNTGNYGYGKGNNIGIKYVEKHFDDSFIMISNSDVTIDEPAILDCLNLLKLDNSVGIVAPRMISNGAYTPSYWKLPTVFTTFTNTFFYLSPILRKFHTKQQGKTKLKVDVVSGSLFLIRTETLKSVGYFDERTFLYGEENILALKLKRIGLNNYILLNDKFSHVHGEVINKKFSSIKKRYLIALKSNIIYLRDYMRASDNIISFYKYIYKTNLFIFICLYWVKNKLKGKKYE from the coding sequence ATGAAGAAATCTAACTTAGCTGTTATTGTGATTAGTTATAATAATAGTAGTGAAATTAATAATTTTGTGAAAACTTTAAAAACTTTTAATTCAGTGAACCATATTATTATAGTTGATAATGCTTCTAATGTTTCGCATATCAATGAATTAGAAAAGCTAACTAACGAAAATAATAATGTTTTCTTAGTAAAGAATACAGGTAATTACGGTTATGGTAAAGGCAATAATATTGGTATTAAATACGTAGAAAAACACTTTGATGATTCTTTTATTATGATTTCGAATAGTGATGTAACAATAGATGAACCTGCTATTCTAGATTGTTTAAATTTACTAAAATTGGATAATTCAGTTGGAATTGTGGCGCCTAGAATGATAAGTAATGGAGCTTATACACCTAGTTATTGGAAATTACCAACTGTATTTACTACTTTCACTAATACTTTTTTTTATTTAAGCCCAATTTTGAGAAAATTCCATACCAAGCAACAAGGTAAAACTAAATTAAAAGTTGATGTTGTTTCAGGATCACTTTTTTTAATCCGTACTGAAACCTTAAAGTCGGTTGGATATTTTGATGAAAGAACATTTTTGTATGGTGAGGAGAACATACTTGCTTTGAAACTAAAGCGTATAGGTTTAAATAATTATATATTACTTAATGACAAATTTTCACATGTACATGGAGAGGTTATAAATAAAAAGTTTAGTAGCATAAAAAAACGTTATCTAATTGCGCTAAAATCAAATATAATTTATTTGCGGGACTATATGAGAGCATCTGATAATATAATTTCGTTCTATAAGTATATATATAAAACAAATTTATTTATATTTATATGCTTGTATTGGGTGAAAAACAAATTAAAAGGTAAAAAATATGAGTGA
- a CDS encoding transposase codes for MPTRYDKEFKQNIINLYKQGESAAQLAREYGIGYSTVHKWIQGQAKTQSGKSPDEIKAMEKRLASLSEENEILKKPWASLRRSNQYL; via the coding sequence ATGCCAACTCGTTACGACAAAGAATTCAAACAAAACATTATCAACCTATATAAGCAAGGCGAATCAGCTGCCCAACTGGCCAGAGAATATGGCATTGGCTATTCAACAGTTCATAAGTGGATCCAGGGCCAGGCCAAAACTCAATCCGGTAAATCGCCAGACGAAATCAAAGCGATGGAAAAGCGACTGGCTTCGCTGTCTGAGGAGAACGAAATCCTAAAAAAACCCTGGGCTTCCTTGCGCAGAAGTAACCAATATCTTTGA
- a CDS encoding IS3 family transposase, protein MCRILGVSRAQYYRYRSPKPSKRRAEDAGLKQRILRIFAEFKQRYGVMKIHHELNLELQPLQLRCSPRRISRLMKELDIHSVTVNKWKAASASKTKVEQRPNLLKQDFSTTGLNQKWTADMTYIQTKRNGWCYLSTIMDLHSRRIIGYSFSKKMATDLVLKTFESAVKNRTITGDLIIHTDLGSQYTSDDYNQRLTELHIRHSYSRKGCPYDNAPMESFHASLKKECVYPVPVFEDYETAAAVLFEYVHAFYNRKRIHSSLGYQTPLQVEIATLTSQMAA, encoded by the coding sequence ATGTGCCGAATCCTCGGTGTTTCCAGAGCTCAGTATTATCGTTATCGATCCCCCAAACCTTCAAAACGCCGGGCCGAAGATGCGGGCTTGAAACAACGGATTCTGCGGATCTTTGCGGAATTTAAGCAGCGATACGGTGTTATGAAGATCCACCATGAATTGAATCTGGAACTTCAACCACTGCAGCTTCGGTGCAGTCCACGACGGATTTCCCGGCTCATGAAGGAACTGGATATCCACTCCGTTACCGTCAATAAGTGGAAAGCGGCTTCAGCTTCCAAAACCAAGGTTGAACAGCGTCCCAACTTGCTTAAGCAGGATTTCTCGACCACTGGTTTAAATCAAAAATGGACCGCTGATATGACCTATATTCAAACGAAGCGTAATGGCTGGTGTTACTTATCAACCATCATGGACCTGCACTCACGACGGATTATCGGCTATTCGTTCTCAAAAAAGATGGCTACTGATTTAGTCTTAAAGACCTTTGAAAGCGCGGTTAAAAATCGAACCATTACTGGGGACCTGATTATCCATACGGATTTAGGATCACAGTATACCAGCGATGATTACAATCAACGTTTAACTGAGCTACATATCCGCCACTCATACAGCCGTAAGGGTTGTCCGTATGATAATGCGCCAATGGAATCCTTTCACGCTTCCCTCAAAAAGGAATGTGTTTATCCAGTACCGGTCTTTGAAGATTATGAAACTGCCGCTGCCGTCCTTTTTGAATATGTGCATGCTTTCTACAATAGGAAGAGAATTCATAGTTCACTGGGCTACCAGACCCCCTTACAAGTTGAAATTGCAACACTTACGAGCCAAATGGCCGCCTGA
- the rfbA gene encoding glucose-1-phosphate thymidylyltransferase RfbA codes for MKGIILAGGSGTRLYPVTRAISKQLIPVYDKPMIYYPLSSLMLAGIQDICIISTPKDTPRFEELFQDGHELGLNISYKVQEKPNGLAEAFLLAENFIAGDSVCLILGDNIFYGGGLSKMLQEAAAKTVGATVFGYHVNDPERFGVVDFDENHHAISIVEKPAHPTSNYAVTGLYFYDNQVVDIAKQIKPSPRGELEITDVNQEYLRRGQLDVQLMGRGFAWLDTGTHASLQQASSFIETIQTRENLEVACLEEIAFHMGYISAAQLVQLAQPLKKTDYGQYMLRLAKEGK; via the coding sequence ATGAAAGGTATCATTCTTGCAGGCGGTTCGGGAACCCGCTTGTATCCCGTCACCCGGGCGATTTCAAAGCAGTTGATCCCGGTTTACGATAAACCGATGATCTACTATCCGCTGTCCAGCTTGATGCTGGCCGGCATCCAAGATATTTGCATTATTTCCACGCCTAAAGATACGCCGCGGTTTGAAGAATTATTCCAGGATGGTCATGAATTAGGGTTGAATATTTCGTATAAAGTCCAGGAGAAGCCTAATGGATTGGCGGAAGCTTTTCTGTTGGCGGAAAACTTTATTGCCGGTGATTCAGTTTGTTTGATTCTCGGTGATAACATTTTCTACGGCGGTGGCTTGTCTAAAATGCTGCAAGAAGCGGCGGCTAAAACAGTCGGCGCCACGGTCTTTGGCTATCACGTCAATGATCCGGAGCGGTTCGGGGTGGTTGATTTTGATGAAAATCATCACGCCATTTCGATCGTCGAAAAGCCAGCGCACCCCACTAGTAATTACGCGGTCACTGGACTGTATTTTTACGACAATCAAGTGGTGGACATTGCCAAGCAGATCAAACCGTCACCGCGAGGCGAGTTAGAGATCACCGACGTCAATCAAGAATATTTGCGCCGTGGTCAGTTAGACGTCCAATTAATGGGCCGTGGCTTCGCTTGGTTGGACACCGGCACCCACGCGTCATTGCAACAGGCATCTAGCTTCATCGAAACCATTCAAACGCGTGAGAATTTAGAAGTGGCGTGCTTGGAGGAAATCGCTTTTCACATGGGTTACATTTCAGCAGCGCAATTGGTTCAGTTGGCGCAGCCGTTGAAGAAGACGGATTACGGTCAATATATGTTACGGTTAGCGAAAGAAGGAAAATAG
- the rfbC gene encoding dTDP-4-dehydrorhamnose 3,5-epimerase, whose translation MGKLIVKTTKLQDARLITPAVFGDQRGFFTETYSDRDFKAAGIDFNFIQDNQSLSSQAGVLRGLHFQRGQAAQTKLIRVVTGAVLDVIVDVRAGSPTYKQWEGYLLTASNHRQLLVPRGFAHGFLTLTDNVNFLYKCDNYYDAAADGGISFKTPELNIDWPIDFDKAITSEKDAAQPTLTEFEQNNPFVYGEI comes from the coding sequence ATGGGTAAATTAATTGTTAAAACAACCAAGTTACAGGATGCTAGGTTGATCACGCCGGCAGTTTTCGGCGATCAGCGTGGATTTTTCACGGAAACTTATTCAGATCGGGACTTTAAGGCAGCGGGCATCGATTTTAATTTTATTCAGGATAATCAATCATTATCTAGTCAAGCTGGTGTGCTGCGCGGGTTACATTTTCAGCGGGGACAAGCAGCACAAACTAAGTTGATTCGAGTGGTTACTGGCGCTGTTTTGGATGTAATTGTCGATGTGCGGGCTGGGTCACCAACGTACAAGCAATGGGAAGGCTATTTGCTGACTGCCAGCAATCACCGTCAATTATTAGTCCCTCGTGGTTTTGCGCACGGTTTCTTGACGTTAACCGACAACGTGAATTTTCTTTATAAGTGTGATAATTACTATGATGCTGCGGCTGACGGTGGGATCTCGTTTAAGACACCAGAATTGAACATTGATTGGCCAATTGATTTCGATAAGGCGATCACATCAGAAAAGGATGCGGCGCAGCCAACCCTTACTGAGTTCGAGCAGAATAATCCCTTTGTTTACGGTGAAATCTAA
- the rfbB gene encoding dTDP-glucose 4,6-dehydratase, translating into MTFKNIMVTGGAGFIGSNFVHYVVKHHPEVHVTVLDKLTYAGNKANLAGLPAERVELIVGDICDQTLVERLVADADAVVHYAAESHNDNSLIDPTPFIQTNIVGTSVLINACRKFDVRYHHISTDEVYGDLPLRKDLPGHGEGKDEKFTPESPYRPSSPYSSSKASSDLLVRAWVRSFGLRATISNCSNNYGPYQHIEKFIPRQITNILSGIQPKLYGTGKNVRDWIHTNDHSRAVWQILTKGKIGETYLIGADGEQNNKDVLELILKLMGKSSSDYEQVKDRPGHDLRYAIDATKLRTELGWQPEFTDFETGLQHTIDWYTTHEDWWRAEKAAVEAKYAQNGQ; encoded by the coding sequence ATGACATTCAAAAATATTATGGTTACTGGCGGTGCTGGTTTTATCGGCAGTAACTTCGTTCACTATGTAGTCAAGCATCATCCTGAGGTTCATGTCACAGTACTAGATAAACTTACTTATGCTGGTAACAAAGCTAATTTAGCTGGTTTACCTGCGGAACGAGTTGAACTGATCGTTGGTGATATTTGTGATCAGACGCTGGTTGAGCGTTTGGTGGCAGATGCGGATGCCGTTGTTCATTATGCGGCTGAAAGTCATAATGATAATTCGTTGATCGATCCAACCCCATTTATTCAAACGAATATCGTGGGCACATCGGTGTTGATCAATGCGTGCCGTAAATTCGATGTGCGCTATCACCACATTTCTACTGATGAAGTGTACGGTGATCTACCGTTACGTAAGGATTTACCGGGACATGGCGAAGGCAAAGACGAAAAATTCACGCCAGAATCACCTTATCGACCAAGTAGTCCTTATTCGTCGTCGAAAGCTAGCTCGGACTTGTTGGTCCGTGCCTGGGTGCGTTCATTTGGCTTGCGCGCAACGATCTCGAATTGCTCTAACAACTATGGTCCTTACCAACATATCGAAAAGTTTATCCCGCGGCAAATCACTAATATCTTAAGCGGGATTCAACCGAAATTATACGGTACCGGTAAAAACGTCCGCGATTGGATCCACACCAACGATCATTCGCGTGCGGTGTGGCAGATTTTGACCAAGGGTAAGATCGGTGAAACTTACTTGATCGGTGCTGACGGTGAGCAGAACAACAAGGATGTTTTGGAATTGATCCTGAAGCTGATGGGCAAGTCTTCCTCGGATTATGAGCAGGTAAAGGACCGTCCTGGGCACGATTTGCGTTACGCGATCGATGCAACTAAGCTGCGGACTGAATTAGGCTGGCAGCCCGAGTTTACTGATTTTGAAACTGGGCTGCAGCATACGATCGATTGGTATACGACGCATGAAGACTGGTGGCGAGCGGAGAAGGCTGCGGTTGAGGCGAAATATGCTCAGAATGGCCAATAA
- the rfbD gene encoding dTDP-4-dehydrorhamnose reductase, with protein sequence MRILITGANGQLGTELRHLLDARETDYRATDSGELDITDKAAVTAYFKDFQPQVVYHCAAYTAVDAAEEAPGKAINQVVNVDGTANIAAAANEVGAIVVYISTDYVFDGDQDAEYTVDAQPAPRNEYGRAKYEGEQAVQRLADKYYIIRTSWVYGEYGKNFVYTMLKLAQTHDQLTVVNDQFGRPSWTRTLAEFMTYALDHQLDYGIYHLSNDNSCNWYEFAQAILKDKNVTVSPVTSAEYPQKAWRPRHSILDLSKTKATGFKLPTWQEALAAFMQEIEK encoded by the coding sequence ATGCGAATTTTAATTACCGGCGCTAACGGCCAATTAGGTACGGAATTACGACATTTATTAGATGCGCGCGAAACGGATTATCGGGCAACTGATAGTGGTGAATTGGATATTACGGATAAGGCGGCCGTGACTGCTTATTTCAAAGACTTTCAGCCACAAGTGGTGTATCATTGTGCCGCTTATACCGCGGTTGACGCTGCCGAAGAAGCACCTGGCAAGGCGATCAATCAAGTCGTCAACGTTGACGGTACCGCCAATATTGCCGCAGCTGCTAATGAAGTCGGCGCGATCGTGGTTTACATCAGTACCGATTATGTATTTGATGGCGATCAAGACGCAGAATACACTGTCGATGCGCAACCAGCGCCGCGGAATGAATATGGCCGTGCTAAATACGAAGGCGAACAGGCGGTCCAACGGCTAGCTGACAAATACTATATTATTCGGACTTCGTGGGTCTATGGCGAATACGGTAAGAACTTCGTTTATACGATGTTAAAATTAGCTCAGACACATGATCAATTGACTGTGGTCAACGACCAATTTGGCCGGCCGTCTTGGACACGGACATTGGCTGAATTTATGACTTACGCTTTGGATCATCAATTAGATTATGGTATTTATCATTTGTCTAATGATAATAGTTGTAACTGGTATGAATTTGCCCAAGCGATCCTGAAAGATAAGAACGTGACGGTCAGCCCCGTGACGTCAGCGGAATATCCGCAAAAAGCTTGGCGGCCACGGCATTCGATTTTGGACTTGAGCAAGACTAAGGCAACAGGCTTTAAGCTGCCAACGTGGCAAGAAGCGTTAGCCGCATTTATGCAAGAGATTGAAAAATAG
- a CDS encoding VanZ family protein has translation MVVLTLIVNNSLMPWDKSVPQRITLYSAVFYFFSVAVLCFTPLKFIGHHVTPLLAGVGTVHLQALQGLDPTFYLNIVMAVPLGIYYGLLIPRANILKVFLVGILASGFVEVAQYVLDHSIWLNRSVDINDVISNVLGVLIGYISLKVVGFVFPKLVQWFRYFNQVN, from the coding sequence ATCGTTGTTCTAACCTTGATCGTTAATAACTCACTAATGCCATGGGATAAAAGCGTGCCGCAGAGAATTACTTTATACTCGGCAGTGTTTTATTTTTTTAGCGTTGCAGTATTGTGTTTTACGCCGCTAAAATTTATCGGGCATCACGTTACCCCGTTACTGGCTGGAGTTGGTACAGTACATTTGCAAGCATTACAAGGACTTGATCCGACTTTTTACTTAAACATTGTCATGGCAGTACCGCTGGGAATTTATTACGGTTTATTGATTCCGCGGGCCAATATTTTAAAAGTGTTTCTTGTTGGAATACTGGCAAGTGGCTTTGTCGAGGTCGCACAATATGTGTTGGATCATTCTATTTGGTTGAATCGCAGTGTTGATATTAATGATGTTATTTCGAATGTATTGGGTGTTCTAATTGGCTATATTAGTTTGAAGGTTGTTGGATTTGTTTTTCCTAAATTAGTACAGTGGTTTAGATATTTTAATCAAGTAAATTAA
- a CDS encoding glycosyltransferase: MKRVLYISLVDWFWIKQRPQQLCEQLSDLNYYVDYFCIRAWKNKNKVQKHSEGDDIGLNNIEITDKLRIFRNHVIPKGKYTLINNINGLYLRTKIDKLFSDNNYDFIVVTHPSQLLYLSKHIRQKAKIIYDCMDSYKDFPMNKYSKNRVIKLEKKIINIASNIIVSSTQIKNNLISTYKISSQSIKTINNGVDINNFNINKLSQVTSNELLKKKNNISRKITYIGTISNWVDLKLVIDTADFFKKDTFYLIGPIDIDVPKQLPDNIIFTGPKRYELIPLYIGESDILLMPFKLNDVVKSVNPVKLYEYLAMGKDIIATKYSETLRFSSLVYLYSSKKEFFHYISILGKEKNEETIEKRILFAKKNSWQSRASALTEILR, from the coding sequence ATGAAAAGAGTATTATATATATCTTTGGTAGATTGGTTTTGGATTAAGCAGCGACCACAACAACTTTGTGAACAACTTTCTGATCTTAATTATTATGTTGATTATTTCTGTATACGTGCATGGAAAAATAAAAATAAAGTACAAAAACACTCAGAAGGAGATGATATTGGCCTTAATAACATAGAAATCACTGACAAACTTAGAATATTTAGAAACCATGTTATTCCTAAGGGTAAGTATACACTTATTAATAATATAAATGGGTTATATTTACGAACAAAGATTGATAAGTTGTTTAGCGACAATAACTATGATTTCATCGTTGTAACGCATCCTTCACAATTATTGTATTTAAGTAAGCATATCAGACAAAAAGCAAAAATTATATACGATTGTATGGATAGTTACAAGGATTTTCCTATGAATAAATATAGTAAAAATAGGGTGATTAAATTAGAAAAGAAAATCATTAATATTGCATCTAATATTATCGTCTCTAGCACGCAAATTAAAAATAATTTAATAAGTACTTATAAGATATCCTCACAATCAATTAAAACCATAAATAATGGGGTAGATATTAATAATTTTAATATAAATAAATTATCTCAGGTGACAAGTAACGAACTCTTAAAAAAGAAAAATAATATTAGTCGAAAAATAACTTACATTGGTACAATTAGTAATTGGGTGGATCTCAAGCTGGTTATAGATACTGCTGATTTTTTTAAAAAGGATACTTTTTATTTAATCGGGCCTATCGATATAGATGTTCCTAAGCAATTACCTGATAATATTATTTTTACAGGGCCTAAAAGATATGAATTAATTCCGTTATATATTGGTGAATCAGATATTTTGCTTATGCCGTTTAAACTCAACGATGTTGTAAAGTCTGTTAATCCAGTTAAGCTATATGAATATTTAGCTATGGGTAAAGATATTATCGCTACAAAATATTCAGAAACTTTAAGATTTTCATCGCTTGTATATCTTTATTCTTCTAAAAAGGAATTCTTTCATTACATCAGTATTTTAGGAAAGGAAAAAAACGAAGAAACTATAGAGAAACGTATATTATTTGCAAAAAAAAATAGTTGGCAAAGTAGAGCAAGTGCCTTAACCGAGATCTTAAGGTGA
- a CDS encoding polysaccharide biosynthesis C-terminal domain-containing protein, whose protein sequence is MRILKNYLYNAVYQLFIIIVPLITIPYIARTIGPYGVGVNTFTNSIIQYFILLGTLGLTMYGNRQIAYTRNDKVKMTKTFWEIEGLLCLTVTISYLIFYVYLELNNDFKAYYLAQSLTIIAVIFDVSWFFMGVENFRVTVIRNAIIKIISISLIFLVVKNSGDLLKYILINSCAILLGNMTFWPYLRNYLVKISFKELNIFTHLKPALILFIPQIATNIYVVLNKTMLGALSSINAAGFFDNSDKIIKIILAVLTSLATVMMPRVANTFASGDKEKVNKYLKISFDFTMLMAVPLMFGLSAIAIRFAPWFLGNDFMVVGKVMELEAPVILVIATASVVGNQYLLPTNHNKQYTLSVTLGAVINLVLNVPLILYFGALGTAVATVISELCVTLAQLFFIRKLVKLRILFLDFWKYILSGLVMYLCVKLLNIFLSFNILTLLVEVASGIIIYVLMIFIMHPNILDFIDSFLNDNQLKFWRKK, encoded by the coding sequence ATGCGAATATTAAAAAATTATTTATATAATGCAGTTTATCAATTGTTTATTATTATTGTACCTCTCATAACTATACCGTATATCGCACGTACGATCGGACCATACGGAGTTGGAGTTAATACGTTTACCAATTCAATAATTCAATATTTTATCTTGTTGGGGACACTAGGATTAACAATGTATGGTAATCGTCAAATAGCTTATACTCGTAATGATAAGGTTAAGATGACTAAGACGTTTTGGGAAATAGAAGGTTTACTTTGCCTTACAGTTACAATATCATATTTAATTTTTTATGTTTATCTGGAACTGAACAATGATTTTAAAGCATATTATTTAGCCCAATCTCTTACAATCATTGCTGTTATTTTTGATGTTTCTTGGTTCTTTATGGGTGTTGAAAATTTTCGTGTTACCGTAATTCGAAATGCAATAATTAAAATTATTTCAATATCATTAATATTTCTAGTTGTGAAAAATTCAGGTGATTTACTTAAATATATTCTAATCAATTCGTGTGCAATACTTTTGGGAAATATGACTTTTTGGCCTTATTTAAGAAATTATTTAGTTAAAATTAGTTTTAAGGAGTTAAATATATTTACGCACTTGAAGCCGGCACTAATTTTATTTATTCCACAGATAGCAACCAATATTTATGTAGTTTTGAATAAGACGATGTTAGGTGCACTGTCAAGTATTAACGCTGCCGGTTTTTTTGATAATTCCGATAAAATAATTAAAATAATATTAGCTGTCTTAACATCATTAGCGACTGTTATGATGCCGCGAGTTGCTAATACTTTTGCTTCAGGAGATAAAGAAAAAGTAAATAAATATCTAAAGATAAGTTTTGATTTTACCATGTTAATGGCAGTACCATTAATGTTTGGTTTATCAGCTATTGCAATTAGATTTGCTCCTTGGTTTCTGGGCAATGATTTTATGGTGGTTGGTAAAGTTATGGAACTTGAAGCCCCTGTAATTCTAGTGATTGCTACTGCTAGTGTAGTAGGAAATCAGTATTTATTACCCACCAATCATAATAAGCAATATACGTTATCAGTCACCCTGGGGGCTGTGATTAACCTAGTATTAAACGTTCCGTTAATTTTGTATTTTGGGGCATTAGGTACAGCTGTTGCGACAGTGATATCTGAACTGTGCGTTACCTTAGCTCAGCTATTTTTTATACGAAAGCTAGTTAAGCTTAGGATATTGTTTTTAGATTTTTGGAAATACATTTTGAGTGGTTTAGTAATGTACTTATGTGTGAAGTTATTAAACATATTCCTTAGTTTTAATATTCTGACACTACTCGTTGAAGTGGCTTCTGGGATTATTATTTATGTATTAATGATTTTTATCATGCACCCTAATATTTTAGATTTCATTGATTCTTTTTTAAACGATAATCAACTTAAATTTTGGAGAAAAAAATGA
- a CDS encoding glycosyltransferase family 2 protein yields the protein MKKVGIIILNYNNADTTLRCVESIKSINYSNYLLVIVDNYSTDNSYEFLKKNLEDVDCLLRTDMNGGYAYGNNMGIRYVLERECEYVLILNNDVILENDTLEKLVNYSEKQSGVGVVGPAILEFNSGDGIIQSTGANNNMFKGTSQLLNHGRSISALSSDVLYPDYLGGSCLLVSKKVIREVGLIPEDYFLFYEENEWCLKIRKNGYKIICDPEAKVYHFGSESINKINGLSYYFMIRNVIIFERRNASDFQFIIFIIYIFIKTISRSLRHPNHWKDFLYYFDGFVGKNRYEYLKDI from the coding sequence ATGAAAAAAGTTGGAATTATAATTCTTAATTATAACAATGCAGATACGACTCTCAGATGTGTTGAAAGTATAAAAAGCATTAACTATAGTAATTACCTTTTGGTTATTGTTGATAATTACTCAACGGACAATTCTTATGAATTTTTGAAAAAAAATTTGGAGGATGTAGATTGTTTATTGCGTACCGATATGAATGGTGGCTATGCTTATGGTAATAATATGGGTATTAGATATGTCTTGGAAAGAGAATGTGAGTATGTACTTATTTTAAATAACGATGTAATTTTAGAAAATGATACTTTAGAAAAATTAGTCAATTATTCTGAAAAACAATCAGGAGTTGGAGTTGTTGGACCTGCTATCTTAGAGTTTAATAGTGGTGACGGTATTATTCAGTCAACTGGGGCTAATAACAATATGTTCAAAGGAACAAGTCAACTGCTTAATCACGGGAGATCTATTTCAGCTTTGAGCAGTGACGTTTTATACCCTGATTATTTGGGGGGTTCTTGTTTGTTAGTTAGCAAGAAGGTCATTAGAGAAGTTGGTCTTATTCCTGAGGATTATTTCTTATTTTACGAGGAAAATGAATGGTGCTTAAAAATTAGGAAAAATGGCTATAAAATTATTTGTGACCCAGAGGCGAAAGTATATCATTTTGGTTCTGAATCTATTAATAAAATCAATGGACTATCATATTATTTTATGATTCGTAACGTGATAATTTTCGAACGACGGAACGCATCTGATTTTCAATTTATTATATTTATTATATATATATTTATTAAAACAATTTCGCGCAGCTTAAGACATCCAAATCATTGGAAAGACTTCTTATATTATTTTGATGGTTTTGTTGGGAAAAATAGATATGAGTATTTAAAAGATATTTAA